The stretch of DNA GAGACAAACAGTAGCATAAACACATTATGCTTTTTAGTCTCAGGAGGATTTCTTCATATGAATAAGGTCACAGATGTAAATACATGTTGAGATCCTATGCTATTTCCTAGTGATATCTTTCATTATGCTGCCATTTCATCCAAATACCACAGTTTTATACTTAAAAGTCAAAGTGGATATGCAAATAAGATAATCCTGTTGCACCACTTATTACGCCTCTCAGATGCTGTCTCACCATGTATTTTGCCACAAAAACAGGATTAATTCAGAATGACCATAACAGTCCTAACTGGCATGTCCAGGGTTTCAACTCGCAGTAGATTTTCCTTCCAGATGACAACCAACTACTTGACACCCTGAGCTAAATCCCAGGACAATTACTTGTGTGCAGTGAACACAGGGCAGCAGGAGGCCACAACATGAAAAGAACTGGAGGAAGTGATTAGTATCAGCTCTTGACCGACAAAGTGTAAAATATCCTTCATATGCACATGATGTTTGGTGTCATTTTGAGGAAGTAAAATCAGGAGGAATTCATAATATAAATGAGAAAACAGATGTATACACATGTTGAGAATAATACCAGAGATGTTTTTGCTCTCTGATCAGTTTCACACATAAAAAGACAAGATTGAAATACAAATGAGATACTCATATTGCACTATTTAAATAACTGTGGCTCTCAGAAGTATCGCCACCATGTATTTTGCTACAAAACAATATGAAGGTCAAGTGTCTTTTGGCACTGCACGCACCACACTAGCTCTTTGATGTATCTACCCGCCTCAGCCAAGTTAGCCTGGTTATCTGTCTTCATGTAGAGTATCTGCTGTCACGGTGACAAACAAGAGACCTGAGCTGGACCATCCTCCCATAACATTGACCAACGCTATGGGCCCTAATTTAACTGTGTAAGCGTAACAATAAGTGCAAAGTAGTAAGTTTTAGGTGCTTGGActtctaataataatacaaatctgaCCAAAAACAATAAGATTGGATCCATAATTagtgttttttcatttcctttgttCATTTCCATTTGTTTCACATTCTTTAGCCAATTGTGAGAAACAAATACTGCTAGGTTTGATGCATGAATATGGCCGTCTTTGAGTTGTACATAGGTTAATAGGAATGTAGAAGGTGGAGGACTTGACTGAGTTTCATGTGTTTACATATAGGAGAAGTTATGTGTACAAAGTGCATGTGAAATATTCATAGCTGCCATTTAAAGTTCAGGAATTGAGTCTTAAGGTCAAGAATTTGGTGATAATGTTTAAGCTCGGGGTGGGTCAGGCATTTCAAGTCACTTAGAGGAATGTCAGGGACATTTCATATCTCATATTGATCAAGGAAATACTTTCACCAAACATGCTAGTGGGttaattgttaatttttttatccATAACAGTTTAAATAAGGTGAATTCCTTGCAGGACCTACAATGAATAGGTCATCTCTTTCATAGATTGTTCTAAAACAGAgcaaatatgtcagtgttgtcacAATAGTCCAGGTACATTTGTACAGGAAGGTGCAGGCTACAAATACAAAGCTTCAGGACTttcaaacaatgaaaacagaaagtaaaataTATGCACACATCACCAGGAAAACATCAAGGATTGACCTCTGACCTAAGCCTAAATACTGAATACTGAAAATGCATTGAAATGTTAAACTTCTCTAAAATGGACtagggttaatattatatgtgtgtacatgcaggGACATGATCACAGATCTATGTCTGAGTGTGTATACGGGTCTGTTGGCAAGCATCATTAGATCACTAGGGTGTGAAAGTGGGGAATAATATCTTGGTGCTCTGGAGGTGATGTGAATATAAATGAagcctctcttctctctctctctctctgtaacaaACATAGTTAATATTAATGAACATTGCAGTAAAGAGTAATAACATTTGGAGCAAATGACGCTGTTGgttgttgtatttttctgcTGCAGCACAGGAGCAGATTGTTAATGTGATCTGACCTCAGCAGCTGAACCCTGCAGCGTGTCTCGCTCCGGTGGACGGTCCAGGTGTGGGCCAAGGTCACTCTCAACATTACTTCGCAATTGTACACCGGTGCcagctttgttttcttcatGAGATGTAGTGTATGTCCATAGGGAGCAGTGACATACCATGCAAAGTGCAGTTTAGGGCCATCTGGTCAACGTGCACTAGTATGAATACAAATctaaagaacaaaacaaaacattgtagAGAACTGTATTTGAATTATTCCTTTGAGATAAATATCCCAGAAAATATTTGCCATCCTATCAGGGGTGGCTAAGCCCACAGCACCCAAAACCAGGGCCAATGTACTAGTAGtggtagtactagtagtagtactagtagtagtactagtagtagtactagtagtgaCTTATTTTGGTagatcaaaaggaaaacaaaaaacattacatttatataatatatgtatttttctttggGCTTACTTTGCCCTATTTAGTAACTGGCagggaggctgacaggaaacggagtggggggggggggggggggggggggggttgtgacctgcagcataggtccctgggCAGATTCAAACCAGGGGTGCTGCAATTATGTgtcatgtgctctaaccactcaactaCCAAGGCGCTCCACATTTATGTAATATTTGATAttagttattacatttttaattgcatttcaaTCAGTAACACTGCTTCAATGAAATGTCTTCAGAAGTTTCACTTTTAATCACAATTTTTATGAACTCGCTCAGATTCAGTCAGCGCTTGTTGAAGAAGAAAAATTGAATTAACctgatttttaaaacattaaatagatTTATATAAATAGATTGGGGCGTTTTAGAATACATTCGATGCTGCAGCCccaaaagccccccccccccccaactccaCCCCTGGCTCCGCCCCTGGCTCCTATATTTAAGATACATTCATATCATGATCATAATTAACTACAGTAAGATCACAATGTGGCACTACAAACACATCTAACAGAAATAACATAAAGACATTACTTTGTACTGACTCTCATGACCTTTGCAGTTCCTGTCATTtgttaattagttttttttaaaagacagtttGACAAggcattaataataaaatcacaGCTGTAACTATAATTGTAATGATGGCGACTCCATTTAGATAAATATTAACATGTATTAGCTCAGCTTTCACAAACAAGACACAAACATTAACCACTAATTGAAAATGACTTTAGATAGAATTGAAACACAGCATAAATGAGTCATGCATGTTATTATGAATGGCAGGCTGATAAACTATTACTGTTTAAATATTCTGTATACTCGGCACTGATAAGATCCACTTTTGATTACAGATGTGTAGTACATGTAAAAGCatgtaaaagtgctttacaaagaTAAGACAGGATTCAGAGTAGAACAATAAGACTATGTGTAAGGACTATGGGAACAACTCTAATAAATGCTCTGTTACTAGAGGTTTGAGAGCTGCCATTACATCTTACACAAGAGAAACTATCAGCAGTGTATAGCAGTGGTTTATAATCTCACCACTGAGGTTTTAAGTGAATGCTGCTAGTTTACTAAGTTTAATGATAGATTACAGGTTAGACTGCAGAAAGAGTTAAACTACAGTCCATCATGTTAATTATGTTAATTTAAAGACAATTTAATAGATTTTTGAGAATATATTCAGATGATTCAAGAAAATCCTGCTTACAGGCATGTGGGAATTGGTTTATACTGCATACACCAGAATTGAATGTTAATATATATCTCAGACTGACTGTTAACGTGTCAATATTTTCAGCAGAAATCACTGCAATCATTTCTGGCCTTCAGCGGGTAGGACACGTACAGCCATTAAAAACAGTTATTTGCTCAGATTCGTCAGCAGCTGTCAGAGGTTCATCATCAGAGGAGATCTTATGATAGAAATACTCATTATGCTTTATAAGATTACAGAGGACGGGTAGCTACAGAAGAACGGTTTTGTTGGGCCCCTGCTCATGTAGGTGTTAAAGGTAATGAACAGGAAGATCATATGGAAAAAAAGGGCTCTTAAAGTATATAAGGAGTGATAAAAGTAGCTTATGCAGGGGAGTGATAAAATCATTAATTAGAACAGCCATAATTAAAGCCTAGTGGAAGGAAGGGGATACAGATAATAAAGGGAGACACTATTATAATATAGAGTTGAGCTCATGCTAAACAGTTTAAAGGAGGATATCATAACCGCAGAGAGGAGGTAATCATTATATGATTAAGGTTCGGGggtgcaggttttcattccacgTTATAGGCTACTTAATGGGAAAAAAGTCGATTAAAGTTGTGTCAGTGGTGTAACACTGTGGAATATGTACACCACATTATCATACACTGTAATAAACATAATTCAGAGAGGGAGACATTAAGAAATATAGTATATGAGACAGGTCAGGAATGGAGTTTTAAATTAGTGCTGAGCAAGGGGAATCAGAGGGTGGGTGATGGGTTTTATACCACAGGCAGGATTAGGAAATAGTCTAGAGtgagatttgtttgtttgtttgtttgtttgcttttctatAAACcaatataatgaatataatgaaTCTACAAATTCCAATACAGTAGGTGGCGTTTTGCAACCCGCCAATAAACACAAaggaagaagcagaagaggaaaaaaagaaggagacgGCGCCATCTATCGACCGATGCTGAGTAACGCAACAACACTGAGAAAAAACATGGCGCCGTCGATGAACACCTACTCCTCTCATATTCGGTGCTTTTCCAGTCAATAAACTCACTTACCGAGAAGCAGGACAATAGAAAATAAGGTAAGTAACAGTTGGCTGTAGAAACTTTATTATACAACTGTTATGTAGCTCGGAAACTGTTTATATATCACTAGACAACAATGTGACCCTGAAGTAACAGCAGCTAATATAGCGAATATTAGCTTGACCTGACTGAGACTGATTCATagacttcattaaaaaataagagTTATTATCAGTCAGCAGGGGTTAAAGTTCTCAGGCACCATGCCTGATTTCAGGCATTGAGCTATTTTAAACTcatataattattaattcaattcattttacaTATTTCCTCATGGACAACTTTTCAGGCTCACAAATCTTGTCTAGCTTTAATCCTTGAGTCAGAGTTTGTTGTTTAAAGTCAATAATGCTGAAGTTTTACTAACTGTACGCACCAAGCTGTTATTAAAGAGTTTATACAGACTTCGTGGTgactttttatgtctttaaaaaaaaaaaaaaatagtattttcattttatggtaTTTTTCATGCTATGTCTTTGGTGTTATAGTTTATATTGAGGCCTATATTGTCAATTTACATACATTATATTTCGTTGGGGAGTCATTTTGTACTGTATAGTATGATGAAACATGTTATAATACACCTCTGGATGTAGTGTTGTGTTGATGTGCACTCTCTCCTGCAAGCTCATGTCCAGGCTGGCGGTGGTGTGTGGGGGGTCCAGAGGCATCGGGAAGGCTGTGTCCCGCCTGCTGGCAGAGAGGGGCTGCAGGCTGGCCGTCCTCTCCAGGAATGAAGATGCTGCCCAAGCCACCGTGTCCTCTCTGCACGGAGGTacactgctgcactgtgtgTATATGCACAGATGGTTACATACACACCAGCGTACATTTTCTGCACATCTACATGTATGTTTTTGAAGGCAAGATGCAGACCTAATGCAGTGAatctcagtctttctctctcactttctagTCAGTTTGCTTTCCTTGCACTTTTTTTGCTTtctaatgtttttgtttcttcaatGCGAGCTCCATGAAATTTAAGCAGTTGCTCAGTTACAGAGGACGTCACATTGTTTTCCCACTGAGTTGATTTCTATACaaaaattattttctttcagaagcctgacaaaatgaaataaatgttgacattttgaattCATACACTACAAAAAGCAAATCTTATGCTGGAagtctgcctccagtttcctgccTGCCTCACACACTGAAATTCAAAAACACAGAGGCTTATCTTTTGCTTTTATGTTGTACAATAAAACCTACAGCGCCTGCAGCTATTACAAACAGATTGCAGTCATATAACCATCCTTTGCATCTTCCCTCCAGCTGACCATGTGGCTTTCAGCTGTGATGTTTCCAAAGAGCAGGAGGTGCAGAAAACCTTTGAAAGGATCCAGAAGACCTGTGGAAACATCTCTTATCTTGTGAACGCAGCTGGCATCAACAGGTGAACAGGCACGTGAGCGGACTCCTCTGCTGAAGCCCTGCTCTATCTGCTAAAGGACATATGTGCATATTTATGATggatataatgtttttttttaaagaagaatcTTTAGCAGACCTGTattactgtgtgtctctgtttgttcaGGGATGCTTTATTACTGAGGACTAAGCCGGAGGACATGGTGACTCTGCTTCACACCAACTTGCTGGGCACCATGCTGACCTGCAGAGCGGCACTGCGCAGCATGCTGAATACCCAAGGAGCCGCCATTGTTAATATTGGTATTCACTGTTTCAACAATAGCCATGAATAGTGGTGTGTTTTCAATTTGGTCACAAGGTGGCAGTGTGTATCTCATTAGAGTCACTTCATTTTTCTTGTGAGTATTTTTTGCATATTTCAGGCTAGTTTCTACAAATCCCTTACTGCCAATCTGCTTTTTATATaaatcatacatttttaatgaggggTGATCATTTTGTTATCAACTTAAGATAATGCACTTAAAATCAGAGAAAACTCTAACACCCAAGAATGAAGGACAGTTGCTAATTGAAGTTGTCAGCATTGAATTTATATAATGTCTAAGAAAGGGTACTGTAAATAGATTTGATTATGAATTGAATAGATTATTATACTGACATAAATTAAAACCGGTGGCTGACTTGAGGGTGGTAACACACCTCAGAGTGTTTTTAGCTGTAATGTAAATTATAAGATTGTAAGTGACTTGTTATAAATGGGTTCAAGCACTTTTATGGTCCTTTAAGTATAATGACTTCAAATACAATGGAAACTGCCTAGTTACAGTGATCAACCGCTTGGGACAGAATCATTCCTATACAAATGATGTATAAATCATTTGCTTATAGTGATCACATAGTCTGCATTCAGTGATAATTTGGGGTCTCTTCATTCATGacaacatttggaaaaaaatgtaatctacGGTAAttctattttcattttacttttactgtacatgttctTAACAACTGTGACACCATTATTACCTTGCAGGTAACCCATCTGCTTCTGTCTGGCTACCTGAAGCTGCTGCATGCACATTGAAATCAtgatgagaaaaagaaagtctctttttctctcaatgAATCACGTTGTCTCCTTGAAGCTTGTGACAAAGTAACAAAAATGAGCCAATGAAATGCTGCAGTGAAACAGCTGCACTGTATTTAAGTAAATAGCAAAGCTGTCTGTCTCATtactttatattcattttataaacatttaaatgccaGTTAGATGGTTATCTGCATGAGAAATACACAACAAGGAAAAAGATTGGTTATAATAATCATCCATTTATAGTGATCAATTTGACCAGGACAGATGTGATCACTACAAACAGTTTCCACTGTTGTGGTTTCCCACCAGGGCTGTTTTTTTGGAAACATTTCTGTCATACAAAGTGTTCTTAATGgatgtctgttttctgtttgtagGCTCTGTTGTGGGCCTGAAAGGGAATGCTGGCCAATCTGTCTACAGTGCAAGTAAAGCTGGTTTGGAGGGCTTCACACGCTCCTTAGCTAAAGAAGTCGCTTCACGCAACATCAAGGTCAACCTGCTGGCTCCAGGTACATCACTGCTCTgcctttccctctctgtcctgTCAGCAtcatatttgtctgtttttaacaCATCCCTGCCCTCTGTCTCCCGTCCAGGTTTCATTCGCACTGACATGACTGCAGGGctgaaggaggaggacagggtGCGCGCCATCCCGTTGGGGAGATTTGGCGAGCCGGAGGAGGTAGCACAGGCTGTCCTCTTCCTTTTGGAGTCTTCCTACATCACAGGACAGGTGCTGGTGGTGGATGGAGGGCTACAGCTGGTCATGTAGAGAACGAAGCTTGAAACTACTCGAAATAATGCCAGAGTGAATGTCTCAATCTGCCTTTTCCAGATGCTTGACGTTACTCATGACCGAGATAAAAAACACTTTGCACTTAAAAAGTCTTTGTGGCTGAAGCTGAATGTTACTCTGTGGACACCAGGTGGAAACATGAAATTCAGAATCATATCTGTTGAGCCATAAAAGTGCAAGATGCAGTTTTTATGATCTGTATCAGCTGGTTTATCCTCCAAATTCTTTCTGCAAACCTTAAGAGCAACCAGAATCTTTGTACAAGCTGTTACTTTTTGAAATagacacacaaacccacatCTTACACAGGatctctgtcctgctgttctctGACTTTCTGCTGAGTCACCCCGTCCAGCCGCAGTAGGCGGggcctgatgtgtgtgtgtgacagtgggTCATGACTAACGCTGCTGACTCCAGTGTGTCTGGCCCAGTCCAGACCTCCGTGACCTGAGCTCCTAAATTTGATCAGTAGATTTAACGCTGTTGGTCTTTTTCCATGACTGTAACGCGGCCGCCACCGATCACAGCGCTCATGTTTTGTTTCCCCCCCGACCTCCCCAGGGAGACCCCCCTCGCAGCCGGCACATGTTGCCCCCTCCACCAGCGGCCCCCCCTGAGCCCACCTCTGGAGGGGCCTGTCGAGGGGGGCCAGGCATGTCGAGCTGCAGCTGGAGGAAATTAGAGGTAGTggtggggaggtggggagggggaggggggtattTTTAGTTCTGGGAATGTTTTGAGTGTCTGGTTACAGCTCTGGTCCTGTACTGTGGATGGATGGGGTTGGAGGTTGGCTGTCATGCTCAGTGAAAATGCTGTGTTGCTTGTTACTCCTCCAGTTCCCCCCTAAAACAAACCGTTTTATTCGCATTTGTATcctaaatgtttgatttttggaTTAAAGGACTGGATGATATTATACTCCAATTAACATTCTGagcaaatgattatttatttatcttttcaAATGATACATTTCCATTGTGACTGATGTTGTGTTCTTTGGCCTTGTGGTATTGTTTTAGGAGGAGCCTGCCAGTCTATAAAAACATCTCACGCTGTCTCTGAAGAGTTTGATTTTTATTAACTTTCATAACCTAAAATAATATCAGGAGAACAATCCATATACAGGCATTGATTGGCATAGAAATGCGCAGTAACAGTAACAATCAGCTTATGCAAGCTCtggacagacacagaaaaagaTGTCCACTTTGTATAGTATTACAGAGGTGACAAAAATAgtagatataaatatatcttGCTTTTCGCTGTCCATCGGCTTAAAGTGTTTGCTACCCCTGAATACCagaaaaaaagttgtgtttttatacatCCTGGTAAAGATTGTTTGGCATTGTACAAGTGTCCAAAACTAACATGCAAAGAAATTGTGTTTGCATTAAGCCTAAAAGTGATTTAAGgcagtaaatatatttataaaacttCATGATACAGAAAAGAGAGTTTTATCAGTGAAcgcttgacaaaaaaaaacaaaaaaaggttgcTGATATAAGTTATGTCAGGATTGATGGGAAAgtaaatagtctttttttttaatacaaaaataaactggacaatctgtgacgtgTGTGACAAATACACTGAAACCTTTCACAGCACCCTCTCTTGAGTGACAACATTTCAATTCACACACCTCTAAAATAAACcatcaaagaaagagaaaaacaaaaatcaccaaaatgaCGTGCCGTCACCAAAGTTTGTCACATATCCCATTTTTCAACATCGTCTTCACCGCTGCCACGATCACTTCTTCACATCCCCCTCTATCACATATTCACATACCACATTAAAGTTGACACCCCGTCACAAAAACCTGCTTTTTCCGTTACTGTCTCATTCTGCATCTGTTGGATTCGACCTTTCTAAATTTCTGCTGCGCTCACAAACACATCTCGCTAATGTGTAAACATCCTTTTCCCCTTTtgccaaaaaaaccccactaaaCATAGTGTTTGTAAGGCCCGGCCTTGTCCAATATCTGTAATATGCTAATCTATGACAACACCAAGACTGTGTGATACTCTAATTACTATCAGATACTGGAGAAATCAGTATTGTGCTACACAAGCCAACACATGATGAAAGTTTGTGTTCTGCGTTCCCTCCTTCATCAAAGCTACGATGCTTTGAGTCATTCAGTCTCTTAAAGTCGCCTTTTCCCCGTCTACACACAGTTGGTGTTGAGTGCTACTTCTAGATGCAGTATTAGTCTGTGTATTGCAAATGGCACCACTTGAACATGCATATTAATTCTATGTTTCATTTTCAACTTAACTTTTATCTTTACATACAGGAGAGGCACTTAAACAGGAAACCGTACAGTTCATGAAATGTGTGCGAGCATATTTATGAACAGTCTTTTTCTCGTGGTAAACACTTCAATCACTTTCCAGGTCCAGTTTGATAAAAAATGAAGCAAACTCGATGGATTCTGTAATATCATGGGTTGTGTGATactataaaaacatgaaaacaccacctctctctctgcccaccGGCCCTTTAGTTCTGTATCTGCAGAGTCCCTCAGGTGGACCAAGTTATGTTCTGCCCCCTCCTCGCCGTCATAAAGTATCTGTTTCAGGAGCGCTGGGAGTAAGGGCAGTTTTAGAGGGTCGTTTCTGTAGGTGAGGTGGTAATCCTCGCACCTCCTTGCAGCCTCTACAGGTCGTCGCTCTCCACCAGGCCGCCGGGCGGCAGCGGGCTGGAGTCAGGGAAGAAAGCCGCCTTCACATCCAGACCTCTCTCTGTCAGTGCAGCGTAGCGGCTGGTGGAAGGGCGCACCTTCTTGGGCTTGGGGAGGTTAGGCTGCTGCCACTGAGCTGAGGATGGAGCACAAAGGGAGAGAatggttaaaataaaagaaggaagtaaaacacacaaagaaacccTTCATTCAACGAGCAGTGTGTATGTTTTAGAGTGTGAACTTACCGTGGACATCGAGGCGTGCGGTGCTGGATACGATGCCGGCGTCATTCTTGGCTGACACGGTGTACCAGCCGGCATCTTCTTTCATGGCTGGCTGGATGATCATGCAAAGGTAGCCACAGTTGTcctggtgcatgctgggaaagaaGATTAACACAAATTTAGAGGAAGATCTAAATATTCTGTGGGCTGAAACAAAACCAGTGTTCTATTTGATGATTaggttttgtttgttatatTCACCTGACTCTGTCGGTGTTATGAGTGAATGACTCGTTCTCCCTTTTCCAGAAGATTTGTGGGTAGGGGACCCCTGTGACACGACACTCCAGTCTCACGGGATGACCCTCCGCCACGCTTGTGTTCTGCAGCTTCTCAACAAACGAGGGAGCCTTGTGCATCTCTTTggctgtggagagagagagggagagagagagagagagagggagggagggagagtgtgtTACTGTGGCTCTTGATTCTGGCTCCAAATCATGTCAACATTGTCTTGGCTGTACCCCTGTGTCAAATTCCTAACGCTTCTCAATGTTTCTGTTTACCTGCAACAATGAGTTCCAGGTTAAAGGAGTTCTGGCCGGCTCGGTTGCTGGCGATGCAGGTGTAGATTCCTGCGTCACGGCTTGTCACGGGCTCGATGACCAATGAGTGCACGCCGTTTTCCCGCACCAGCATCTTGTGAGCTGAGTCGGGGCGGATGATCTGTCCGTTCAGCTGCCAGATGAGGTCAGGAGTGGGCAAGCCGCTCACCTACAGGTggtaaaaaaacattcaaattcacTGAATGTAAGAAGTCTTATCCGTGAGCATATGGGGAGCGTTGCTTTTGAGTTTGTCCGGTCGctgcttgtttttgttggaGAAAAGGAGTATATTAGCTGCATGTGTTCTGTGAGgggcagtgtgtgtttattgggaGTATGAAAACAGCAGTGTTTAGTTAAtctgtctgtgctgtgtttgtCTGGAGGAGCCTGGTCGCCTGCACGCTTTGTCATGGCAATAAACTGCCCTGCCAAAAAAGCTCCAGTTGCTCTTTTCACAGAAAATCAACACCTGCTCCACCCTGCCCACCTAGGAAACCATGCcactgtgcatatgtgtatgtgtgttacaaGTATGGACACACATCATAAAGAAGTAGAGAGTAGACGAAGCAGTGATAAGTAATTTTGGAAGTGGCCCAAGGCACTTTATGCACTTGGGACATTTTAAGCGTGGAAAGTTTAGAAACCTACAAACG from Scomber japonicus isolate fScoJap1 chromosome 7, fScoJap1.pri, whole genome shotgun sequence encodes:
- the cbr4 gene encoding carbonyl reductase family member 4, which codes for MSRLAVVCGGSRGIGKAVSRLLAERGCRLAVLSRNEDAAQATVSSLHGADHVAFSCDVSKEQEVQKTFERIQKTCGNISYLVNAAGINRDALLLRTKPEDMVTLLHTNLLGTMLTCRAALRSMLNTQGAAIVNIGSVVGLKGNAGQSVYSASKAGLEGFTRSLAKEVASRNIKVNLLAPGFIRTDMTAGLKEEDRVRAIPLGRFGEPEEVAQAVLFLLESSYITGQVLVVDGGLQLVM